The following DNA comes from Terriglobia bacterium.
GGAACACCGTGAGCACGTCCTCGAGGTCTCCAATAAGATCCGAAAGAATGATCGCATCAAAGGACTCCTCGAGAGTCAGCTGATGCGCATCCATCCTCTTGAATTCAAGGTACGGATACTTGGACCGCGCAATGGAGAGCATCGATTCGCTGAAATCAATCCCCACCCCCCATCCGGGCGCGACGGCGTTCAGAAGGTCTCCCGTCCCGCACCCGATTTCGAGCACCCGCCCTCCCTCCGCGATGGCGAACCGATAGAATTTTTCCATCTCGCGGTAGTAATAAGGGTTTCGCCGCTTCCAGCGGTCACGGCGGTAGGCATTGGCCTCAAAATAGGCCTTCAGCCGGGTGGTGTGGGGGGAGGAAGACCCGGCAGGGGCATCAGGCGCGCTGGAGGGTGCGGCGGTCAGCGTGTCGATACCATTCGATTGTTTTTTTGAGTCCGTCATCTAGAGAAGTTGTCGCCTTGAACCCGAATAACCGCTCGGCGCGAGAGATTTCGAGCCTGCGGCGAGGCTGGCCATTGGGCCTGGAGTGGTCCCATCGGATCGAGCCCGTGAAACCGGTGAAGGAGGCAATTTTCTGAACCAGGTCCCGAATTGAAATCTCAAATCCGGCGCCGATATTGACGGGAGACGACTCGTTATGGCGCTCCGCCGCCAACAGGATGGCGTCGGCACAATCCTCCACATAAAGAAACTCCCGGGTGGCGCTTCCGTCTCCCCAACCGGTGATCTCCGGGGCTCCGCTCTCTACGGCTTCCGTGCATTTGCGGATCAGCGCCGGGATGACGTGCGAAGCCTCCAAATCAAAGTGATCCCCCGGACCATACAGATTGACCGGGAGCAGAAAAACGGAGTTGAAACCGTACTCTTCGCGATACGACTGCGACTGAACCAGCAACATCTTCTTCGCCAGTCCGTACGGTGCGTTGGTCTCCTCCGGATATCCATTCCACAGGTCCTCCTCGCGGAACGGGACCGGAGTAAACTTGGGATAGGCACAGACCGTGCCGATGGCGACAAACTTCTCCACACCCCGGAGGCGGGCAGCTTCCATCAGCTCGACGCCCATGATCAAGTTGTCATAGAAGAATCTTCCCGGGTTCCGGCGGTTCGCCCCGATACCCCCGACGACGGCGGCGAGATGAATAATCAAATCGGGATGAGCCTGGTCCAGGCAGCGCCGGATGACCTGCCGGTCCCGCAGGTCGAACTCCCGGCTTCGCGGAACAAAGATCCGGGAACATTCGCGGGACTTGAGCTTCTCGACCACATAGCAGCCAAGGAAGCCCGCCCCTCCCGTCACCATCACCGATCGGTTCGACCAAAAACCCATGAAAAGATCCTACTGCTCCTTCATCGCGAGCGGTTGCACCCAGTCCACTCGTCCGATCCATTCTCCGACGTTTTCTGAGTACCAGCGGATGGTCCGCCGGATGCCCTCCTCCCAGGAGACCTGGGGTTTCCATCCCGAGACCTGGTGCAGTTTTTGATAACCGACCAACAACTCCTCCACATCGCTCGTCCCAGGACGAAACCGTTGCTCCACGATGTGCAGGGGTTTTTCCTTCCAGTACCCTTCCTGCACGCCGATTCTGAAAATCAGGCGATACCAGTCTTCGATGGAGATGTTCTCCCCCTGGCCGTAAGTATAGACTTCTCCGGGACGGCCATAGAGCGCCACGCTCAAGTGGCCTTGAACCCCATCGTCGACGTAACAGAAATCCCGCCGCGCTTTCACGTAACCAAGTTCAATGACATCCCGCAAGAGCGCCTGGCTGATGATCGTGCCGGTCACGTAACGAGGGTTCTGGCGAGGACCGTAATTGTTAAACATGCGTGTGGTGACGCCCGGGAGCCGGTAGGCATCGTAATAATTCATCGTCAGAAAGTCGGAAGCCACCTTGGAGGTTGCATAAATGCTTTTGGGATTCAAGGGGGAACGCTCATGAAGGATCACACTTCCGTTCTCATGAAAGTCGTGCTGGCTCTTCACGGCTTCGTTCACATTGCCATATTCCTCTGAGGTGCCCGCAGTATCCAGCTTGAAGATTGGAACATCGTTGTCAACGATCGACTGCAGGAGGTTCAGCGTGCCGAGGACATTGGAATAAACGGTGTCATAGGGGCGCTCCCAGCTCTCGCCCACATGGGCCTGCGCGGCGAGGTGGAAGATGATGGTGTCCCGGCCATCCTTCAAGTCGCGCACCGCCAAATCGACGGAATGCTTGTCGACCAGGTTTCCGCGATAGATTCTGATTCGATCCCGCAGATGGTTGATGTTTCGGAGCTCATGACTGGAGGTGGCGCGGACAAATACCCGCACATCAGCGCCATATTCGACCAGAGTCTCCGTGAGGTGGGAGCCGATAAACCCGTCTGCCCCGGTGATAAGAGCAGTTCGGCCCTTATACTCGTTGGCCAGGCTCTTCATAAATGGGACCCTTTAAAGGTAAGCAAACGAACACGCCCGCGAATCTTGTCTCCGCGTTGAGCCATCAGGAACAGGGCGGGATTCCTCTGACCATCCTGAAGAAACGGCCTGCGACCCGACCCATCGCATTTTACACAGTTATGTCCCATAAAGCCATTCCTCACCGTGCCCGGGTTGAAACAAACACCTTGGCTAACTCAAAGAAACGGCCATACAGCCCGCGCGCGGGGATCCGAGGAAAGATCCTCGATGCCGGTGGGGGCTCACTTACCGCTTGGTTCAATCCGCGCCGAAGGGATGGTCGATCAGATAAAGCCATCGGCCGTCGGGTTGACGTCGGACGACCTCGATGGATTGGCCTTCCCTGTCGATCGGTTTTCCATCCGGCCCATTGCCAGTCAAATGCCACTTTCCACTCAGCAAGGCCACCTCTCCCGCCTGAAGGCAGTACCTCGTTTCAATGGTCATCTTCCCATGTAGATCCAGAAGCCGCGCGAATCTCTCTCGAATCGCAGCCAAACCATGGGCGTCCTGTCCAGAAGAATTGCCAGCCAGGGTCGCTTCGGGCTCATACAAGGCCAGGAGGGGTTCGATTTCCCCGGAATTGAATGCTTCGGTAAATTGAGGGTGCAAATCTTCAGGCCTGGTCCATGGCATGTTGAATCCCTTCAATGGGTCGAAGAGAAGAGGGCATAATCCGAGGGGAGTTTATCGAGAGAGCGAACTGAAATCCCAAACCCGAGTCGTCGAGAAAAACCCGGACTGACGGGGCATTCAAGGACGAAATTTCCTCAGCCAGCGGGAGTGGTAAAGCACCTTCAGGGCGCGTGAAAGGAGGGTGGCGAAGTTCTTGGAGTAGGGGTACCAGTTGATTTCCCGCCGTAACCCGATCCGGTCCTCCAGCACGCTCTGCACAAAACAGTACTTTTGGATTCCACCCTCCCCGTGCCGGAAGCCAATTCCGCTTTCCTTGACGCCGCCAAAAGGAACCTCCGTCGCCAGGTAGTTTACCAGGCAATCGTTTATGCAGACGCTGCCGGATTCCATGCGCCGCGCCAGGGTCCTGGCCCTGCTTCTGTCGCGTGTCCAAATGCTGGAGTTGAGCCCGTATCTTGACTCATTCGCCAGGCGCAATGCCTCGGGAGCGTCTTTAGCGCGCATGATGGGGATGATCGGGCCAAAAGTTTCCTCGGTCATAATCTTCATCGAGTGGTCCACGTCCACGAGAACTGTGGGTTCATAAAAGAGGCCGGACAAGTTGGGATTTCTCTTCCCCCCCGCCAGGATTCTCGCGCCCTTCGCGACGGCGTCGGCAACATGGTCTTCGACAATCTCGAGTTGTCGGGACATGGTCATCGAGCCCACATCCACATTGAAATGGGTGTCAATTCCCTGCCGCAGACCCTTCACTTTCTCGACGACCCTGGCGATGAAAGCCTCGGCGATCGGTTCCTCGACATACACGCGCTCCACCGACATGCAAATTTGTCCGGAGTTGGAAAGGGCCCCCCAAACCGCCCCATTTGCGGCCCGCTCGAGGTTGGCATCACGGAGGACGATCATTGGATCCTTGCCGCCCAGCTCTAATGTCACCGGCTTCAACGTATTGGCCGCGCGCGCCATCACCCTCTTGCCGGTCGCGACACTCCCGGTAAAGGCAATCTGATCGGCATAGTCGATGAGGGCCTCCCCTGTCTCGCCAAAACCAGTCACCACCTGCAGGAGGTTCTTGGGGAGCCCGGACTGTTCCGCCAACCTTTGCCCGAGGAGGGCGGAAAGCGGCGTGAATTCAGAGGGCTTGATGACGACGGCATTCCCTGCCATTAAGGCCGGAATCGATTCTCCCAAGGTCATCAATAGAGGAAAATTCCAGGGAGCGATGATCCCCACCACCCCGCGGGGCAGATGCGATGTGCGGACCCGCTTGGTTTTGAGCAGAACCAAGCCGATCGGATGGACACGATCCCGCAAGAACTCTTCCGCATTTTTCGTGTAATACTCGATCGCCGCGCACACATACATAATCTCCGCCGAGAGTGCCTCGGTCCGGGTCTTGCCGGTTTCTGCGACAATCGTGTCGATGATCTCTTTTTCCTGATCGAGCACCCGGTCTCGCACGGCGACCAGGATCTGTGCCCGTTCCCGGAACGAAAGTTCGCGCCAACTCTCAAACGTATCGCGCCCCTTCGCCACTGCAATTTTCACTTCATCCGGCTCGACAACCGGCACGTCTGCGATCTTCTCCAGTGTGGCGGGATTGACAACGGGAAAGGTCTTCTTCATTTGTGAAACGGACTGTTGCTCACTCTCCACGGCAGGTATGCTCATATCGTCCTCCGAGCCCAACCTTCCCGGGGGATGCGCTCGCCCCGAAATCTCAGGCAGAATTCAGCTGTGTTAGAATCAACCCATGCGGCGGCTGATTGGAAAATTCTACGAAGGCAGGATGTTACTTGAAACAAAAGT
Coding sequences within:
- a CDS encoding GDP-mannose 4,6-dehydratase — translated: MKSLANEYKGRTALITGADGFIGSHLTETLVEYGADVRVFVRATSSHELRNINHLRDRIRIYRGNLVDKHSVDLAVRDLKDGRDTIIFHLAAQAHVGESWERPYDTVYSNVLGTLNLLQSIVDNDVPIFKLDTAGTSEEYGNVNEAVKSQHDFHENGSVILHERSPLNPKSIYATSKVASDFLTMNYYDAYRLPGVTTRMFNNYGPRQNPRYVTGTIISQALLRDVIELGYVKARRDFCYVDDGVQGHLSVALYGRPGEVYTYGQGENISIEDWYRLIFRIGVQEGYWKEKPLHIVEQRFRPGTSDVEELLVGYQKLHQVSGWKPQVSWEEGIRRTIRWYSENVGEWIGRVDWVQPLAMKEQ
- a CDS encoding GDP-L-fucose synthase: MGFWSNRSVMVTGGAGFLGCYVVEKLKSRECSRIFVPRSREFDLRDRQVIRRCLDQAHPDLIIHLAAVVGGIGANRRNPGRFFYDNLIMGVELMEAARLRGVEKFVAIGTVCAYPKFTPVPFREEDLWNGYPEETNAPYGLAKKMLLVQSQSYREEYGFNSVFLLPVNLYGPGDHFDLEASHVIPALIRKCTEAVESGAPEITGWGDGSATREFLYVEDCADAILLAAERHNESSPVNIGAGFEISIRDLVQKIASFTGFTGSIRWDHSRPNGQPRRRLEISRAERLFGFKATTSLDDGLKKTIEWYRHADRRTLQRA
- a CDS encoding aldehyde dehydrogenase family protein — translated: MKKTFPVVNPATLEKIADVPVVEPDEVKIAVAKGRDTFESWRELSFRERAQILVAVRDRVLDQEKEIIDTIVAETGKTRTEALSAEIMYVCAAIEYYTKNAEEFLRDRVHPIGLVLLKTKRVRTSHLPRGVVGIIAPWNFPLLMTLGESIPALMAGNAVVIKPSEFTPLSALLGQRLAEQSGLPKNLLQVVTGFGETGEALIDYADQIAFTGSVATGKRVMARAANTLKPVTLELGGKDPMIVLRDANLERAANGAVWGALSNSGQICMSVERVYVEEPIAEAFIARVVEKVKGLRQGIDTHFNVDVGSMTMSRQLEIVEDHVADAVAKGARILAGGKRNPNLSGLFYEPTVLVDVDHSMKIMTEETFGPIIPIMRAKDAPEALRLANESRYGLNSSIWTRDRSRARTLARRMESGSVCINDCLVNYLATEVPFGGVKESGIGFRHGEGGIQKYCFVQSVLEDRIGLRREINWYPYSKNFATLLSRALKVLYHSRWLRKFRP
- a CDS encoding DUF4440 domain-containing protein — encoded protein: MPWTRPEDLHPQFTEAFNSGEIEPLLALYEPEATLAGNSSGQDAHGLAAIRERFARLLDLHGKMTIETRYCLQAGEVALLSGKWHLTGNGPDGKPIDREGQSIEVVRRQPDGRWLYLIDHPFGAD